A window from Hymenobacter volaticus encodes these proteins:
- a CDS encoding ribulokinase, whose translation MQTPQTATSDPQAAYVIGVDYGTDSVRALLVDARTGAEVAQAVHYYARWKKLEFCNPARNQFRQHPLDHIEGLEATVRKVVAHVPAAQVVGIAVDTTGSTPGPVNEKGVSLALTPGFENNPNAMFVLWKDHTALEEAAEINLKARTWGGEDFTKFEGGIYSSEWFWAKIMHVVREDEAVLKAAHSWLEHCDWLTLLLTGGDLATFKHSRCAAGHKAMWHESWGGLPSEEFLTHLEPKLAGLRSRLFEETFTADQVAGNLSAEWAERLGLTTNTVVAVGSFDAHAGAVAGEIEAYSMVKVMGTSTCDIVVAPTAEVGSHLVAGICGQVDGSVIPGMLGLEAGQSAFGDLLAWFRQIVEWPLHNVLLHSKVLNAEQQAALRDEMSDILLVELSKAAAAVDPEESAVLALDWVNGRRTPDANQGLKGAMMNLTMGTNAPQIFRALVEAICYGSKQIVERFEQEGIPVKQVIGIGGVAKKSQFVMQTLADVLNRPIKIAVSEQAPALGAAIYAAVAAGIHEDVLAAQRAMGSGFAETYEPNPARVADYQARYEQYQAFGKFVETVTLKEGETTSETTLVDHA comes from the coding sequence GTGCAAACTCCTCAAACAGCAACATCCGATCCGCAGGCGGCTTACGTCATCGGGGTCGATTATGGCACCGATTCGGTGCGCGCCTTGCTGGTAGATGCCCGCACCGGAGCCGAAGTAGCGCAGGCCGTGCACTACTACGCGCGCTGGAAAAAGCTGGAATTCTGCAACCCCGCCCGCAACCAATTTCGCCAACACCCTCTCGACCATATCGAAGGTCTGGAAGCCACCGTCCGGAAGGTAGTGGCCCACGTGCCCGCTGCGCAAGTAGTAGGTATTGCCGTGGACACCACCGGCTCCACGCCCGGCCCCGTCAACGAGAAAGGGGTTTCGCTGGCTCTCACGCCGGGTTTTGAAAACAACCCGAATGCCATGTTCGTGTTGTGGAAAGACCACACGGCCCTCGAAGAAGCGGCCGAAATCAACCTGAAGGCGCGTACGTGGGGCGGCGAAGATTTCACCAAGTTTGAAGGCGGTATCTACTCATCGGAGTGGTTCTGGGCGAAGATTATGCACGTGGTGCGCGAAGACGAGGCCGTACTGAAAGCCGCGCATTCTTGGCTGGAACACTGCGACTGGCTGACCTTGCTGCTCACGGGCGGCGACTTGGCCACCTTCAAGCACAGCCGTTGCGCGGCCGGCCACAAAGCCATGTGGCATGAGAGCTGGGGCGGGTTGCCTTCCGAAGAGTTCCTGACACACCTCGAGCCCAAGCTGGCCGGGCTGCGGAGCCGTTTGTTCGAAGAAACCTTCACCGCCGACCAAGTGGCCGGCAACCTCTCCGCCGAATGGGCCGAGCGCCTCGGCCTGACCACCAACACGGTGGTAGCCGTGGGTAGCTTCGATGCGCACGCTGGCGCCGTAGCTGGCGAGATTGAAGCGTACTCGATGGTGAAAGTGATGGGCACTTCCACCTGTGATATTGTGGTAGCGCCTACGGCCGAAGTTGGTAGCCACCTCGTGGCGGGCATTTGCGGCCAGGTAGACGGCTCCGTAATTCCGGGTATGCTCGGCCTGGAAGCGGGTCAGTCGGCTTTCGGGGACTTGCTGGCGTGGTTCCGTCAGATTGTGGAGTGGCCGCTGCACAACGTATTGCTCCATTCCAAAGTGCTGAATGCCGAGCAGCAAGCCGCCCTGCGCGACGAGATGAGCGACATACTGTTGGTAGAGTTAAGCAAAGCCGCCGCCGCTGTAGACCCCGAAGAGTCGGCGGTGCTGGCCCTTGATTGGGTGAATGGCCGCCGCACGCCCGATGCCAACCAAGGCCTGAAAGGTGCTATGATGAACCTCACGATGGGAACCAACGCGCCACAAATCTTTCGGGCGCTGGTAGAAGCCATCTGCTACGGTTCCAAGCAAATTGTGGAGCGCTTCGAGCAGGAAGGCATTCCGGTGAAGCAAGTAATTGGCATTGGCGGCGTGGCGAAAAAGTCGCAGTTCGTGATGCAGACCTTGGCCGACGTGCTGAATCGGCCGATCAAGATTGCCGTTTCCGAGCAGGCTCCTGCTTTGGGCGCAGCCATCTACGCCGCAGTAGCGGCCGGCATCCACGAGGATGTGCTAGCGGCGCAGCGCGCCATGGGCAGCGGTTTCGCGGAAACCTACGAGCCCAATCCGGCTCGCGTGGCCGACTACCAAGCGCGCTACGAGCAGTACCAGGCC